One Bacillus sp. FJAT-52991 genomic region harbors:
- a CDS encoding methyl-accepting chemotaxis protein, producing the protein MTNAIERTSASLTQIVSDGMVITKELSRNSNQLLTSVDSTKEKVNETCTLASSGQGVMAKLNASFSEMETTSSDAYLLIEQLSSSFEEVIHSMRVITNIADQTNLLSLNAAIEAARAGEVGKGFSIVAEEVRKLSDATKTSADSVGELIDRANVDMEKVKNVMKRLDSLVKTNESSCSSANESFEEIVNSLQLTVNELPKANHHIELVSNSTHGINEAIVFINQAIESLKTEKVI; encoded by the coding sequence ATGACAAATGCCATCGAGAGGACCTCTGCTAGCTTAACCCAAATCGTTTCTGACGGAATGGTAATCACGAAAGAATTATCGAGGAATTCTAATCAGCTATTGACCTCTGTTGATTCAACAAAAGAAAAAGTGAATGAAACTTGTACATTAGCATCCTCTGGGCAAGGGGTGATGGCCAAGTTAAATGCAAGCTTTTCCGAAATGGAGACGACTTCTTCGGATGCTTATCTATTAATTGAACAACTTTCATCTTCGTTTGAAGAGGTCATTCATTCGATGCGCGTGATCACTAACATTGCCGATCAAACGAATCTACTATCTTTAAATGCGGCAATTGAAGCGGCTCGTGCTGGAGAGGTTGGCAAAGGCTTTTCCATCGTCGCCGAAGAGGTAAGGAAATTATCAGACGCCACGAAAACTTCCGCAGACTCAGTTGGTGAGCTTATTGACCGAGCGAATGTCGACATGGAAAAGGTCAAAAATGTGATGAAGCGATTAGATTCACTCGTGAAAACAAATGAATCCTCCTGTTCTAGCGCGAACGAATCTTTTGAAGAAATTGTAAACTCACTCCAATTAACAGTCAATGAACTGCCAAAAGCGAATCATCATATCGAGCTAGTATCCAATTCTACTCATGGCATAAACGAAGCTATTGTTTTTATTAATCAGGCGATTGAATCGTTAAAAACAGAAAAGGTCATATAA
- a CDS encoding N-acetyltransferase, protein MNIFNAKTSDVQAIYQLIQEYAEKGIVLPRSLLSLYQQIQSLYVMKEGNEILGVAGLHVLGQDLGEVRSLVVSPEHAGKGIGRQLVDHVINEAARLEVKRVISLTYETEFFTKCGFEKINREELPEKTWIDCMNCPKLECCDEVAMIKYIR, encoded by the coding sequence ATGAATATTTTTAATGCGAAAACGAGTGATGTGCAAGCGATTTATCAATTAATTCAAGAGTATGCGGAGAAGGGGATTGTGTTGCCGCGTTCTCTTTTATCGCTTTATCAGCAAATACAAAGCCTATACGTAATGAAAGAAGGAAATGAAATTCTTGGGGTGGCTGGATTGCATGTGTTAGGTCAGGACCTTGGAGAAGTCCGTTCTTTAGTCGTCTCCCCTGAACATGCTGGTAAAGGAATTGGCCGGCAATTAGTTGACCATGTCATCAATGAAGCTGCTAGATTGGAAGTGAAACGAGTCATTTCGTTAACTTATGAAACTGAGTTTTTCACAAAGTGTGGATTTGAGAAAATTAATAGAGAGGAACTGCCAGAAAAGACTTGGATCGATTGCATGAACTGTCCGAAGCTAGAATGCTGTGATGAAGTGGCGATGATTAAATATATTCGTTAA
- a CDS encoding ABC transporter permease: MLDNLKLSFQSIFAHKMRSILTMLGVIIGIASIIAIVAMIEGQKESLKSSLVGTGNNSIAIMFQSPEAAAMGGEMMMGGSEEQPPDVIPTITDEQLEEAMVPDLVKSIAVFYQNYTQAFHLNNYSDSELYAVDDKYFTIFPIKILEGRKIAPIEHEKGSQVVMINEATRDALFPEGSAINQVIEINQVPFRVVGVYADKKSEENDMFMMDMGMGKMYVPKSAWPHLGSFNDIPQVLVQAYHSDELEMAGQAVADSLNSHLPATSTWQYSIPNLDQIMEEINEFNQAFTLLLGGIASISLLVGGIGVMNIMLVSVTERTREIGIKKALGAKRSVILWQFLTESAVLTSMGGIIGVLVGLGGAKAISYFANLPFAAPVPAIVGSVIFSMAVGIIFGLIPSMKAAKMKPIDALRYE; encoded by the coding sequence ATGCTAGATAATTTAAAACTATCCTTTCAATCTATTTTTGCTCATAAAATGCGTTCCATTTTAACGATGTTGGGTGTCATTATCGGGATCGCCTCGATTATTGCGATTGTGGCAATGATTGAAGGCCAAAAAGAAAGCTTGAAATCGAGCCTCGTTGGAACGGGAAATAACTCGATTGCCATTATGTTTCAGTCGCCTGAAGCGGCAGCCATGGGCGGTGAGATGATGATGGGTGGCAGTGAAGAACAGCCACCTGATGTTATCCCAACGATCACGGATGAACAATTAGAAGAAGCGATGGTACCAGACTTAGTAAAATCGATTGCTGTCTTTTACCAAAACTATACACAAGCTTTTCATTTAAATAATTATTCAGATTCGGAATTGTATGCGGTGGATGACAAGTACTTTACCATTTTTCCAATCAAAATCCTTGAGGGTAGAAAGATCGCACCTATTGAGCATGAAAAAGGCAGTCAAGTGGTGATGATTAATGAAGCGACAAGAGATGCTTTGTTCCCTGAAGGAAGCGCGATTAATCAAGTGATTGAGATTAATCAAGTGCCATTTCGAGTTGTCGGTGTGTATGCGGATAAGAAAAGTGAAGAGAATGATATGTTTATGATGGACATGGGTATGGGAAAAATGTATGTACCGAAGTCTGCGTGGCCTCACTTAGGAAGTTTTAATGATATTCCGCAAGTGCTTGTCCAAGCGTATCATTCAGATGAGTTAGAGATGGCAGGGCAAGCCGTTGCTGATTCCTTAAACAGTCATTTGCCTGCTACTTCCACTTGGCAGTACAGCATTCCTAATTTAGATCAAATCATGGAAGAGATCAATGAATTTAACCAAGCCTTTACGCTATTATTAGGAGGCATTGCGAGTATTTCCTTACTCGTTGGCGGCATTGGTGTCATGAATATTATGCTGGTATCTGTCACAGAAAGAACGAGAGAAATCGGTATTAAAAAAGCACTTGGAGCGAAGCGATCTGTGATTCTATGGCAATTCTTAACTGAATCAGCCGTACTTACAAGTATGGGAGGCATCATCGGCGTACTAGTAGGATTAGGAGGAGCAAAAGCAATCTCGTATTTTGCTAACCTACCATTCGCCGCTCCAGTCCCTGCCATCGTGGGCTCCGTTATATTCTCTATGGCAGTTGGCATCATCTTTGGCTTAATCCCATCCATGAAAGCTGCCAAAATGAAACCAATCGACGCACTTCGATACGAGTGA
- a CDS encoding TVP38/TMEM64 family protein: protein MEYIQWLLAHPVLLFLISISLNIAIAISGVLPSAFITAANITVFGFKGGLLVSIMGEAAGAVISFILYRHGLKKLNIQLKNRFLKKLAQTEGVEAIFLVLLLRFVPFVPSGAVTLTAAFSQMRLLSFSIASTIGKIPSLFIEAYSVQKVLELTWEWQLAIVLIIVICYIFYKIMRAQGRKRNDSCE, encoded by the coding sequence ATGGAATATATTCAATGGCTGCTGGCTCATCCAGTGCTCTTGTTTTTAATCAGTATTAGTTTAAATATTGCTATCGCAATTTCAGGTGTTTTGCCGAGTGCTTTTATCACAGCGGCCAATATTACTGTGTTTGGATTTAAAGGAGGACTTCTTGTATCCATCATGGGAGAAGCAGCAGGGGCTGTTATTAGTTTTATTCTTTATCGGCATGGTCTCAAGAAATTGAATATACAATTAAAGAACAGATTTTTGAAAAAGTTAGCACAGACAGAAGGGGTGGAAGCCATCTTTTTAGTCCTTCTCCTAAGATTTGTTCCTTTTGTCCCTTCTGGTGCGGTCACGTTGACGGCAGCTTTTAGTCAAATGAGACTGCTTTCTTTTAGTATAGCGAGTACAATTGGAAAAATCCCCTCGCTGTTTATTGAAGCGTATTCAGTCCAAAAAGTGCTGGAATTAACATGGGAATGGCAACTCGCTATTGTTCTTATTATTGTCATCTGCTATATCTTCTATAAAATTATGAGAGCTCAAGGTAGAAAGCGAAATGATTCATGTGAATGA
- a CDS encoding DUF6241 domain-containing protein — protein sequence MESTRKNSKKIGIILLFFILLITLTIYGSMQLIIFFNDREKQATKEQLTKDGINLHQVRNIQETEETNEVTVNSIEQEVLDVMNKMTHQFVIADDKWGAVEMTPERIDQLTEIVSVNDYPNKERILSILEKWKKGNFETVDDDHNVIWNMQDGNIGEAKGVMSEKEQEAFKKNNFTKEEAKNHN from the coding sequence ATGGAATCAACAAGAAAAAACTCCAAAAAAATAGGTATCATATTACTATTTTTCATTTTACTGATTACTTTAACCATCTATGGTAGTATGCAACTCATTATTTTCTTTAATGATCGAGAGAAACAAGCTACTAAAGAGCAGTTAACAAAAGACGGGATCAATCTTCATCAAGTAAGGAATATCCAAGAAACAGAAGAGACGAACGAAGTCACTGTTAACTCCATAGAACAGGAAGTGTTAGACGTAATGAACAAAATGACGCATCAATTTGTTATTGCGGATGACAAATGGGGAGCAGTTGAAATGACGCCTGAACGCATTGATCAACTTACCGAAATTGTATCGGTCAATGATTACCCTAATAAAGAAAGAATCCTCTCCATCTTAGAAAAATGGAAAAAAGGAAATTTCGAAACAGTCGATGATGATCACAACGTCATTTGGAATATGCAAGATGGGAATATCGGAGAAGCCAAAGGGGTCATGAGTGAAAAAGAACAAGAAGCATTTAAAAAGAATAACTTTACAAAAGAAGAAGCGAAAAATCACAACTGA
- a CDS encoding efflux RND transporter periplasmic adaptor subunit — MSKKKKWIIAISVVVILALLAGGYIFTKSKFNSSAGEGEIFPMKVSDMMGGMEASSGSLFAGVVEPKETEKIFLDPERGTVKEVFVKEGDVVKAGAQLFSYENKEGEMELKQKGLELEIANSSVKQKKSEIWSLEKQIKNASAEEKTALRQQVTQAEADLKIAQFEVEKANLEYQEMKKKVNDNIVKAKVNGIVQKIDEEQKQSAAGGNNQMGQQQAPGSFMQIYNTDAYFVKGNVNELIKDELQVGQEVNVVSRKDPEQKWPGKIIEIGKLPTEENGEDMSMDMGMGDMAMNPQASNYPFQVQLTEHEGLEFGYHVFIELKGEEEAPQEVTIPTDMIVMDGDKSFVWTVVDEKLKKQEVKLGEEIPDMMMTIVESGLTKDDYVVYPDDTVKEGKKVTIDDSLEEHQ, encoded by the coding sequence ATGAGTAAAAAGAAGAAGTGGATCATTGCAATTTCGGTTGTTGTCATACTAGCTTTATTGGCCGGTGGTTACATATTTACAAAGTCTAAATTTAATAGTTCAGCAGGAGAAGGCGAGATCTTCCCAATGAAGGTGAGCGACATGATGGGAGGAATGGAGGCTAGTTCCGGAAGTTTATTCGCTGGAGTGGTTGAGCCAAAGGAAACAGAAAAAATCTTTCTTGACCCTGAGCGTGGAACAGTTAAAGAGGTATTTGTGAAAGAAGGAGACGTTGTAAAAGCGGGTGCGCAACTTTTTTCTTATGAAAATAAGGAAGGAGAAATGGAACTAAAGCAAAAAGGGCTTGAACTTGAAATTGCTAATAGCAGTGTGAAACAGAAAAAATCAGAAATTTGGTCGTTAGAAAAGCAAATCAAAAACGCGTCTGCTGAAGAAAAAACGGCGCTAAGACAACAAGTCACTCAAGCAGAAGCAGATTTAAAGATCGCTCAATTTGAAGTGGAAAAAGCGAATTTAGAGTATCAAGAAATGAAGAAAAAAGTGAACGATAATATTGTTAAAGCAAAAGTAAATGGCATTGTTCAAAAAATTGATGAAGAACAAAAACAATCTGCAGCGGGCGGCAACAATCAAATGGGGCAACAGCAAGCTCCAGGTTCATTTATGCAAATTTACAATACGGACGCTTATTTTGTAAAAGGTAACGTGAACGAATTAATTAAAGATGAGCTCCAAGTAGGTCAAGAAGTGAACGTAGTTAGTCGCAAAGATCCAGAACAAAAATGGCCAGGGAAAATTATCGAAATTGGCAAATTGCCAACAGAAGAAAATGGTGAAGATATGAGCATGGATATGGGCATGGGTGATATGGCGATGAACCCGCAAGCATCCAACTATCCTTTCCAAGTTCAACTAACTGAGCATGAAGGTTTAGAATTTGGCTATCATGTCTTCATTGAATTAAAAGGAGAAGAAGAAGCCCCTCAAGAAGTAACGATCCCAACAGATATGATTGTGATGGATGGTGACAAGTCATTTGTGTGGACGGTCGTTGATGAGAAATTGAAGAAACAAGAAGTAAAACTGGGCGAGGAAATACCAGATATGATGATGACGATCGTTGAGAGCGGCTTAACTAAAGATGATTATGTTGTGTATCCTGATGACACAGTAAAAGAAGGAAAGAAGGTAACTATTGATGATTCACTTGAAGAACATCAATAA
- a CDS encoding ABC transporter ATP-binding protein produces MIHLKNINKSYWIGKEEVPILHNINLSIEEGEYVSIMGPSGSGKSTIMNILGCLDTPTSGEYTLDGNSVLSRKENDLSKIRNEYIGFVFQNFNLLPRLSALDNVQLPLVYAKVNKKERRELAIEALTKVGLADRVNFTPTQLSGGQKQRVAIARALINKPKFILADEPTGALDTASSEQVMNLFTDLNKEGVTVVLITHEEEIAQYANRSILLRDGAIIKDERREPHAR; encoded by the coding sequence ATGATTCACTTGAAGAACATCAATAAATCATATTGGATCGGAAAGGAAGAAGTTCCGATCCTTCATAATATCAACCTGTCCATTGAAGAAGGCGAATATGTGTCGATTATGGGACCTTCAGGCTCAGGGAAATCAACGATCATGAATATTTTAGGCTGCTTAGATACACCAACGTCAGGAGAATATACGCTTGATGGAAACAGCGTGTTATCGCGTAAAGAAAATGACCTTTCCAAGATTCGAAATGAATATATTGGTTTCGTCTTTCAAAACTTTAACTTGCTGCCACGCTTATCCGCTTTAGATAACGTCCAATTGCCTCTTGTGTATGCGAAGGTAAATAAAAAAGAGCGCCGTGAGCTAGCGATTGAGGCGTTAACGAAAGTCGGTTTAGCGGATCGAGTCAATTTTACGCCGACGCAATTATCAGGTGGACAAAAGCAGCGGGTAGCGATTGCCCGTGCGCTTATCAACAAACCGAAATTCATTTTAGCGGATGAGCCTACAGGAGCGCTCGATACCGCTTCTAGTGAGCAAGTGATGAACTTATTTACAGACTTGAATAAAGAAGGTGTGACAGTGGTTCTAATTACGCATGAAGAGGAAATTGCTCAATATGCCAACCGAAGCATTCTTCTTCGCGATGGGGCGATCATCAAGGATGAAAGGAGAGAACCGCATGCTAGATAA
- a CDS encoding FusB/FusC family EF-G-binding protein: MEPFIRSDQYHFIKSQAQILTNGHASVSDIDVLQALKSLAKEKIFALFPNMNEEQQQVLAPVLTIEEKADAEAVLAQLKPYVMPFPQVTEQTLKKLFPKAKKLKTSFLKEVNWEEISYLSWADLGLGKKFIVAPYNNKLTGIHGTFNPVTKKSICALCHQYEAVGMFMTEVKGPQQGTFVKRGNYICQDQHACNENMTKLDQLHDFIARNK; the protein is encoded by the coding sequence ATGGAACCGTTTATTCGAAGCGATCAATATCATTTTATTAAATCACAGGCACAGATTCTTACGAATGGCCATGCAAGTGTGTCTGATATAGATGTTCTTCAAGCCTTGAAATCTCTCGCAAAAGAAAAAATATTTGCTTTGTTTCCAAATATGAATGAGGAGCAGCAGCAAGTGCTTGCTCCCGTCCTTACGATTGAAGAAAAAGCGGATGCCGAAGCGGTGTTAGCACAATTAAAACCTTATGTAATGCCGTTCCCACAAGTCACAGAACAAACGCTCAAAAAGTTATTCCCAAAAGCGAAGAAGCTAAAGACTTCTTTTTTAAAGGAAGTAAATTGGGAAGAGATTTCTTATTTGAGCTGGGCGGACCTTGGCTTAGGCAAAAAGTTTATTGTTGCTCCATACAACAATAAATTGACTGGTATTCACGGAACATTTAATCCCGTAACGAAAAAAAGCATCTGTGCGCTTTGCCATCAATATGAAGCGGTCGGCATGTTTATGACGGAAGTAAAAGGACCTCAACAAGGGACCTTTGTTAAAAGAGGAAACTATATTTGCCAAGATCAACACGCATGTAATGAAAACATGACCAAACTCGATCAATTACATGACTTCATTGCGAGAAATAAATAA
- a CDS encoding CD3324 family protein, with amino-acid sequence MKYVKATNVLPEQLIIEIQKYVQGETIYIPKPKKAYQQWGTRSGSRKTLDDRNASIQQAFKNGRTLAQLADDYFLSVETIKKIVYTK; translated from the coding sequence ATGAAATATGTAAAAGCGACCAATGTATTACCAGAGCAGTTAATTATCGAAATTCAAAAATATGTTCAAGGGGAAACGATTTATATCCCCAAGCCAAAAAAGGCCTACCAACAATGGGGCACACGTTCAGGAAGCAGAAAAACGCTCGACGACAGAAATGCCTCGATTCAGCAAGCCTTTAAAAACGGCCGAACGCTGGCGCAACTAGCCGACGATTATTTCCTCTCTGTGGAAACCATTAAGAAAATTGTCTATACGAAATAG